The window AGTCATTGAAGTAGTACTCGCGGGTCACCGTGTGGCCGCCCGCCTCGAGGACCCGGCAGAGAAGGTCGCCGACGAACGCTCCGCGGGCGTTCCCGACGTGGAGCGGACCGGTCGGGTTGGCGGACACGAACTCCACGTTCACTCGCTGCGGCTGCGAGGCGGCCACGCGGCCCCATGTCCCGGGAGCGGCGAGGACGCCGTCGATCGCCGCCTCGAGCGCCCGATCGGCAAGTCGGAGGTTGAGAAAGCCGGGAGCGGCGACCTCGACGGTCGCGATGGGACTGCCGGAGCTCGGGTCGGCAGCGTCCGCGGCGATCCCCTCCGCGAGGACCGCGGCGATCGCGAGCGGCGCCATCCGGTACGGGCGGGCGAGCCGCATCGCGAGGTTCGTCGCGAGGTCGCCATGCTCCGGGTTCGCCGGCCGCTCGATCTCGATGGTCGAGTCGGGCACCTCGCCGCCGAGCGCGGGCAGGCGGCCGCTCGACCGAGCGTCTGCCCAGGCGCGCGCCACCGCGTCGCGGACGAGCGTGCGGACCGGGCGATCGATCGGGCGGATCACGGGCCGCCATGGTAGCCGGTCGGAGGCCCCCGCTGCCCCGGTCAGATCGTCAGGCGATCGCCCGGCCAGACGAAGCGGACCTCGCCGCCGAACACGTCCCGCACCGTCTGGGCCGTCTCCTCCGGATCGAACCCCATGAGCAGGTGCGTGAGGAGGACTCGACCGGCGCCCGTGGCAGCCGCCAGGCGGCCAACCTGCGGGCCGTCGAGGTGCTGGGCTCCGGCCGGGACAGGGCCCGGACCGAACGACACCTCCGCGAGGAGCGTGTCGCCCGGACGGATCAGGGGCACGAGGTCGTCCGCCCGACCGCAGTCGCCCGAGTACACCAGCCCGGTCCCGGACTCGGCTCCGACCGAGACGCGGAAGGCGTAGCTATCGTCCGTGTGGGTCACCCGCCGGGCCTCGACCGTGAATCCGTCGACCGTCGGGATCCCCTCCTCGAGCGCCTCGATGTCGAGCGCCGCGGCGGCGAAGCCGGGCTCGCCATGGAGCGCATCCAGTCGCTCGCCGAGGGCCGGCGGACCGATGACGCGAACCCGCCGCGGTGGCACGAGCTGGTAGCGGAGGTAGTGGCGGAGCGGCACGAGGTCGA of the Chloroflexota bacterium genome contains:
- a CDS encoding MBL fold metallo-hydrolase produces the protein MTARSPIDLVVAGAGPAYTDRPGATGAAYLLRAAGSALLLDFGQGSFPRLAAAVEPSSLGAVVISHLHPDHFVDLVPLRHYLRYQLVPPRRVRVIGPPALGERLDALHGEPGFAAAALDIEALEEGIPTVDGFTVEARRVTHTDDSYAFRVSVGAESGTGLVYSGDCGRADDLVPLIRPGDTLLAEVSFGPGPVPAGAQHLDGPQVGRLAAATGAGRVLLTHLLMGFDPEETAQTVRDVFGGEVRFVWPGDRLTI